A genomic stretch from Candidatus Kapaibacterium thiocyanatum includes:
- a CDS encoding purine-nucleoside phosphorylase, with protein MSLFEHTSEAVSHIRARTSAGPAIGIILGTGLGGLVEHITVETALDYADIPHFPLSTVESHHGRLLFGTLAGRPVVVMQGRFHYYEGYTMQQVTFPVRVMHALGVRTLIVSNACGGMNPLYRRGDLMIIDDHINLLGDNPLIGPNDERFGPRFPDMSEPYSCRLIDMARNAALKLQRNVHRGVYVAVAGPNLETRAEYRFLRTIGADVVGMSTVPEVIVARHMNMEVLGMSIVTDECFPDALAPARLEEILAAAASAEPTLTAIIRDVVAQLD; from the coding sequence ATGTCCTTGTTCGAACATACATCCGAGGCGGTTTCCCATATCCGGGCCAGGACGTCGGCTGGGCCGGCCATCGGCATCATCCTCGGCACGGGGCTCGGTGGCCTGGTGGAACATATCACCGTGGAAACGGCCCTGGACTATGCGGACATCCCCCACTTCCCCCTTTCGACCGTCGAAAGCCACCACGGCCGGCTCCTGTTCGGAACCCTTGCGGGGCGCCCCGTCGTCGTCATGCAAGGTCGCTTTCATTATTATGAAGGCTATACGATGCAGCAGGTCACGTTTCCTGTACGGGTCATGCATGCCCTGGGGGTACGCACGCTCATCGTCTCCAATGCCTGCGGCGGCATGAATCCGTTGTATCGACGGGGGGACCTGATGATCATCGACGATCATATCAACCTGCTGGGTGACAACCCGTTGATCGGCCCGAACGACGAGCGCTTCGGTCCCCGGTTCCCGGACATGAGCGAGCCCTATTCCTGTCGTCTGATCGACATGGCGCGAAATGCCGCACTGAAACTGCAACGAAATGTCCATCGCGGTGTCTATGTCGCTGTGGCCGGCCCCAACCTCGAGACACGGGCGGAATACCGCTTCCTGCGCACGATCGGAGCCGACGTCGTAGGCATGAGTACCGTACCGGAAGTCATCGTGGCCCGCCACATGAACATGGAAGTCCTGGGTATGAGCATCGTCACCGACGAATGCTTCCCCGATGCCCTGGCCCCGGCACGGCTCGAAGAAATCCTGGCCGCGGCAGCGTCGGCAGAACCCACATTGACGGCAATCATTCGAGATGTAGTGGCACAACTGGATTGA